The nucleotide window TAAAAGTAAAATTTACTATTTATTTGCTTACTATTTACTTGCTTACTACTTACTTGCTTTACTGTTTACTTGCTTTACTGTTTACTTGCTTTACTGTTTACTTGCTTTACTGTTTACTTGCTTTACTGTTTACTTGCTTTACTGTTTACTTGCTTTGTGATTTACAAAATCTGCATTTTTTAAAGCCTTGCTCCGCTCATTTTTACAGCTGTATCGTAACCAAGCAGCCCTCCTATTAACCCTCCTGCACATGCAAGTGCAAGTTGAACCCCTATATACCAGGGTGCATATGAGATTTTCCACTCAACCGGGGCATAGAGCATGTAGAACACAAGGGTTGAAACCATACCTCTTGATATGCCGTAGACCGCAGCTGTCAGTCGCCTGTCTGCGTAGTCCATCCCGAATAAGAAGACCAGGAGGTCAACTACAACTCCCTCGGCCAGGTAAAAGCCCAGCCACATTATCTGGGAACCCCAAACAACAACACTTATTAGCAGGACACAGGCAAAAAGTAAAGTTGCAGTTCCGGGCTTCCTGACTAGCTGCAGGGCTACCACCATCAGGATGACTGTGGGAATTGCAATAACCAGCCCGTCAAACCAGCCCAGATTGATGAGTTTACTTATGTACCTAAAAACTACGGCAATAATGGCTGCAAGAAGTGCTATTGTTATAAGGTCAACAGTTGAAAAGAGTTCGAGAACTCCAAAATGTTTTACAGCCACCAGAATGCCAGCAAAGAGCAGGAGACTTGCCAGAATAGTAAAATAAGTCAGCCAGGAAGGTGGTGGTACAATACTTATAGTTTGTTCACTTTGCTGCTCACCACCAGGGTAGACCATATGAATTTTTAAAGGGACCTCTTTTTTAAACTTAATAGAGGCAGGTGGTTTTACGTCCAGAAGGAGACCTGCGCTTTGTCCTGGAGACAGATCTCCTATTTCAGCCTTGAGGTTCTGTCCTTCCTTTGTTATGGGATATAGTTGAGAAGAGGCTTTGATTTCCAGATCTTGCGGAACTTCAATTAGTACGGTTACATTATGTAAGGGTTCACTTCCGAGATTCTGAATATTTACTCTGGCCCTCTCCCATGTTTGTCCTGCTACAAGGACATTGGAAGCTTGATTCTTGTCCATTGGGACCTCCAGACTACACCCAAGTAGGGATGTCGATGAGCTGGAAACTGCTCCTGATATAATAACTCCGGGAGCAAAATAAACAGACAGGATCAGTGCAAGCACTGCTACGAGAATCAGTCCGTATTTCATATATTACCTCATTTCATCAGGATTGATTTTTTCAGAACTAATTTTCTTCGGGATTAATTTTCATAAGGATTAATTTTCATAAGGATTAATTTTCATAAGGATAATTTTCATAAGGATAAATTTTCATCAAAATCAACTTCATCAGAATTAACTTCATCAGAATTAATTTTCGTCAGAATTAATCTTCATCGGATTAAGTCCAGTTATCTATTCTATACAGTAAGACTATACAGTAAGAGGAATTGCATACTTTTCAATCAAAGAATATTTTTTTCTTTTTTGAATCAATGTTAGAAGACCTCTTACGTACAACCTTATCTCTTCCTAAACCTTATGGCAATAGCAAGGCAAGCCAGAAGACAGACAATTATTACTGGAAGAGGTACCTGTTCACCTTCCGCATTTTTTTGCTCATGCAATTTTAGGTACTCGTCATTTGATCCCGATTCGGAAACAAGGACTGCAACACAGGGATGCAAATAGCCTTCATCTCCCCTCTCAAAGCAAAGAGAACTTTCCGTACTCTGCGGTGAGACTGAAGTTGAAAAAAGGTCAAAGTACTTTCCCTGAGCAGACCTGAAAATATCGCTTCCGATATTCATAGAATCGAAATACAGTTCATCTTTTTCTCCTTCAGTACCTGCTACAACCATTGTATAGAGGCTTGAATTTTTTCCAGGGGACGTGCCTTCAAAGGTACTCGTTACATTATCTTTATTATTTGTATACGCAAGAGCATAGTTACCCTCGTTGATCCAGAACTTGACCGGAGACATGGACCTGTTCTCACAAACAGCTACCAGGGTAGTGCCATAAGGTCCACCTCCCGGAATTTCAGGCGAGATCGAAACCTCATTCATTCCGGAATGGAGAGAATTGTTAGTTTCTATACAATAGAGCCCGACTCCCCAGGCCGAAACATAATCCGGCTCTTGCATTATTGTCAGATCCTTTCCGTTGACCGTTACACGGATACTGTTCCCACTTTTAGAATTCCATACAGGTACGTAAAGTCTGGCGTATTTGATGTCCCCGGAGGGCAGTTTAAAATACTGGAGATAAGGGTTTTCTCCAGTATAGCCGTGTCCTCCGTCAACATAGACTTCTCCTCTGACAACTCCTTCTGCAATCGTATACGGAGGAATACCGTCTCCCTGCCAACCTCTATTTCCAGAGAAGAAAAAAAGAAGTAAAAGTACAGTTCCAAGCAGCCCTATTATGAAGATTTTCTTCCCAGTGTCCAAACAAATCACCTCCAGAACAAGTTAAGTATCCATTCAAAGATGCCTCAGAGCCTTGATAGGGTCCATTTTTGCGGCCCTCCAGGCAGGATAAATCCCT belongs to Methanosarcina barkeri 3 and includes:
- a CDS encoding DUF3344 domain-containing protein — protein: MDTGKKIFIIGLLGTVLLLLFFFSGNRGWQGDGIPPYTIAEGVVRGEVYVDGGHGYTGENPYLQYFKLPSGDIKYARLYVPVWNSKSGNSIRVTVNGKDLTIMQEPDYVSAWGVGLYCIETNNSLHSGMNEVSISPEIPGGGPYGTTLVAVCENRSMSPVKFWINEGNYALAYTNNKDNVTSTFEGTSPGKNSSLYTMVVAGTEGEKDELYFDSMNIGSDIFRSAQGKYFDLFSTSVSPQSTESSLCFERGDEGYLHPCVAVLVSESGSNDEYLKLHEQKNAEGEQVPLPVIIVCLLACLAIAIRFRKR